The following are encoded in a window of Geobacter metallireducens GS-15 genomic DNA:
- a CDS encoding bifunctional folylpolyglutamate synthase/dihydrofolate synthase: protein MTYEETLTHIYGLRRFGIKPGLERIATLLERLGNPHERLRVVHVAGTNGKGSTAAFLASILTTGGYRTGLFTSPHLTRFTERIRIDGTEIAEDAVCRIAGLVMAAAPDGTTFFEIVTAMALRYFAEEQVTVAILEAGMGGGSDATSAAFGILSVITPVALDHCVWLGDSLAAIAREKAGIIRPGRPVVLAEQQAEVLDVIKERSTALNSPLVRFGSDFGASWGTDGLDYQGMGRVLSGLTLGIGGRYQAVNAATALAAAELLTTVGYSLADEALRSGISQARWPGRMEYFAGPPRIIFDGAHNPAGALALAESLAGVPRRRLIVVVGVMGDKDAAGILGPLLPLTDEVVAVTPAVERGLSSAELAALCRRLGVSATDGGRVPEGLAMARNMAAVDDLILVCGSLFTVGEARSALLAQRFEPFRG, encoded by the coding sequence ATGACCTACGAGGAGACCCTGACACATATCTACGGCCTGAGGCGTTTCGGGATCAAACCCGGGCTCGAACGGATCGCCACGCTTCTGGAGAGGCTCGGCAATCCCCACGAGCGGCTGCGGGTCGTTCACGTGGCAGGGACCAACGGCAAGGGGTCCACGGCGGCGTTCCTGGCCTCCATCCTGACGACAGGCGGGTATCGGACCGGCCTCTTCACTTCTCCCCATCTCACCCGATTCACCGAACGGATTCGCATCGACGGCACCGAGATCGCCGAGGATGCGGTTTGCCGCATTGCCGGGCTGGTCATGGCTGCCGCCCCGGATGGCACCACCTTTTTCGAGATCGTGACCGCCATGGCGCTCCGTTATTTTGCCGAGGAGCAGGTGACTGTCGCCATTCTCGAAGCGGGTATGGGGGGAGGCTCCGACGCCACCAGCGCCGCTTTCGGAATCCTTTCCGTCATCACTCCCGTGGCCCTTGATCACTGCGTGTGGCTCGGCGATTCGCTGGCGGCAATCGCCCGGGAGAAGGCCGGCATCATCAGGCCGGGGAGGCCGGTGGTACTTGCGGAGCAGCAGGCGGAGGTTCTTGACGTCATCAAGGAGCGGAGCACGGCCCTCAATAGCCCGTTGGTACGCTTCGGCAGCGATTTCGGCGCATCTTGGGGAACGGATGGGCTTGACTACCAGGGGATGGGACGGGTGCTGTCAGGTCTCACACTGGGAATCGGCGGGCGTTATCAGGCCGTGAATGCGGCGACTGCCCTGGCTGCCGCGGAGCTTCTGACCACCGTCGGCTACTCACTTGCGGATGAAGCGCTGCGCAGCGGTATCTCCCAAGCCCGCTGGCCAGGGAGAATGGAATATTTTGCCGGCCCCCCCCGGATCATTTTTGATGGGGCCCACAATCCGGCAGGTGCCTTGGCCCTGGCCGAATCCCTGGCGGGAGTGCCGCGCCGGCGTCTGATCGTGGTGGTCGGGGTCATGGGGGATAAGGATGCCGCCGGAATCCTCGGGCCGCTCCTTCCCCTTACTGACGAGGTGGTGGCGGTTACCCCGGCGGTGGAGCGGGGGTTGTCCTCGGCCGAGCTTGCCGCCCTGTGCCGCCGGTTGGGCGTTTCCGCTACCGACGGCGGACGCGTGCCCGAGGGGCTTGCCATGGCCCGCAACATGGCCGCGGTCGATGATCTGATCCTTGTCTGCGGCTCCCTCTTTACGGTGGGAGAGGCCCGGTCGGCGCTTCTCGCCCAGCGGTTCGAACCTTTCCGAGGATAA
- the accD gene encoding acetyl-CoA carboxylase, carboxyltransferase subunit beta, with protein sequence MAWFKRDKAPGAADKKVKVPEGLLTKCVSCKANLLTKDLEKNINVCPQCGHHYRISARQRIDLLMDPGSFAEHDAGMTSVDVLNFKDSKSYQDRIQQAVAKGGSRDAVVCGEGAIDAVPVQLAVFDFSFMGGSMGSVVGEKITRAIERGIEKRTPVIIISASGGARMQESILSLMQMAKTSAALAKLKDLGLPYISILTDPTTGGVTASFSMLGDVNMAEPKALIGFAGPRVIEQTIRQKLPEGFQRAEYLLDHGMVDLIVERKDMRARLAQILSMLYRR encoded by the coding sequence ATGGCGTGGTTCAAACGCGACAAGGCGCCGGGCGCGGCAGACAAGAAGGTGAAGGTTCCCGAGGGGCTGCTTACCAAGTGCGTGAGCTGCAAGGCTAACCTCCTAACGAAGGATCTGGAGAAAAACATCAATGTCTGCCCCCAGTGCGGCCACCACTACCGGATCTCGGCCCGGCAGCGGATCGATCTGCTCATGGATCCGGGGAGTTTTGCGGAGCACGACGCCGGCATGACGTCGGTGGACGTCCTCAACTTCAAGGATTCCAAGAGCTATCAGGACCGCATCCAGCAGGCGGTTGCCAAGGGGGGCTCCCGTGACGCCGTTGTCTGCGGCGAGGGGGCGATTGACGCTGTCCCGGTGCAGCTGGCTGTCTTCGACTTCTCCTTCATGGGGGGAAGCATGGGGAGCGTGGTGGGGGAGAAGATCACCCGCGCCATCGAGCGGGGGATTGAGAAGCGGACCCCGGTCATCATCATCTCCGCCTCGGGCGGCGCTCGGATGCAGGAAAGCATTCTGTCGCTGATGCAGATGGCGAAGACCTCGGCAGCCCTGGCGAAGCTGAAGGATCTGGGGCTTCCCTACATTTCGATCCTCACCGATCCCACCACCGGCGGCGTAACGGCAAGTTTTTCCATGCTGGGCGATGTCAATATGGCCGAGCCCAAGGCCCTGATCGGTTTTGCCGGACCGCGCGTCATCGAGCAGACCATCCGGCAGAAACTTCCCGAGGGATTCCAGCGTGCCGAGTACCTCCTGGACCACGGCATGGTGGATTTGATCGTGGAGCGTAAGGATATGCGGGCAAGGCTGGCCCAGATCCTTTCGATGCTCTACCGCCGCTGA
- the trpA gene encoding tryptophan synthase subunit alpha: MSRITGTFAELKRTGKKALVTFITAGDPDLATTEELIPLLAENGADIIELGVPFSDPMADGPTIQLSSERALAAGTTLSRILATVKSVRGRTQVPIVLMGYFNPIFSYGLERFAADAAAAGVDGVLLVDLPPEEAGEFKACADRHGIDVIFLLTPTSDETRIRTVTNRARGFIYYVSVTGVTGVRSGIEASVAGNVNIIKECSKVPVAVGFGIATPEQAGEVAATADGVVVGSAIVKLFEKHRGEELKGALATFVSSLKQAVDRGRYDN, translated from the coding sequence ATGAGTAGAATTACCGGTACATTTGCCGAGTTGAAACGAACCGGAAAAAAGGCCTTGGTGACCTTTATCACGGCCGGTGATCCGGACCTTGCAACGACAGAAGAGCTGATACCGCTCCTGGCGGAGAACGGCGCCGACATCATCGAGCTGGGGGTACCCTTTTCCGACCCCATGGCCGATGGCCCCACGATCCAACTCTCCTCCGAGCGTGCCCTTGCCGCCGGCACAACCCTGTCGAGGATTTTAGCTACAGTAAAATCCGTCCGGGGTCGCACCCAGGTCCCCATCGTCCTGATGGGATACTTCAACCCGATCTTCAGCTACGGCCTCGAACGGTTTGCCGCCGATGCGGCCGCGGCAGGGGTCGACGGCGTCCTGCTGGTGGATCTTCCCCCCGAAGAGGCGGGGGAGTTCAAGGCGTGCGCCGACCGGCACGGGATCGACGTCATTTTCCTCCTCACTCCCACGTCCGACGAGACGCGGATCCGCACGGTGACCAACCGTGCCCGTGGCTTCATCTACTATGTCTCCGTAACCGGCGTGACCGGTGTCCGCAGCGGCATAGAGGCATCGGTGGCCGGCAACGTGAACATCATCAAGGAGTGCTCTAAGGTGCCGGTGGCAGTAGGATTCGGTATCGCCACCCCCGAACAGGCGGGGGAGGTGGCTGCCACGGCCGACGGCGTGGTGGTCGGCAGCGCCATTGTGAAGCTTTTCGAGAAGCACCGGGGTGAGGAACTCAAGGGAGCACTGGCAACCTTTGTCTCATCGCTGAAGCAGGCAGTGGACCGGGGAAGATACGACAATTGA
- a CDS encoding methyl-accepting chemotaxis protein, protein MLKDMKLGVRLIGSFIIMAVIVAVTGLIGIRSINMVSSRVGTVLQEQYDQQKVALQLQSAERTVRADLLEGLMGHLDEKGMKEHLDSYTKNRDLIRRYSTGLLKGDEALGIHPAPKDSVMESHAETLTETWGEYEKVAEKIIAYKTAVIAGQQTPSTLSESRLISELSGASEFVARDIDDLIETVKGMMKDAGKETSRVKTSVTITFIFVIIGAAALAFSFGIVATRNIIRRVDQMVKAVKGGAEGDLSSRVPITSGDELGRLGDDFNTMLEKLGELVKKVNRSLVEVGQISANIFEVSRRVLSAAEVQAEGGSQTSSAVTEINASIKEVSSGVDSLSLSSSETSSSILEMAASIEEVALNAEALAQSVEEVSSSVVEMVASIKQISGSVASLMEATSSTASSVAEMDSSIKQVEKNAMESAAISEGVRRDAETGKASVEATIAGISEIKRSSRITSEVIETLSERVSDIGAILSVIDEVAEQTNLLALNAAIIAAQAGEHGKGFAVVADEIKELAERTSSSTREISLLIKGVQDETARAVEAIEVAEKSIADGEILSQRSGEALAKIVTGVQETTAQVESIARATMEQAKGSQMIREAMEQVSDMIGQIASATREQSKGSDMIMGAAERMKGLTSQVRVSTKEQAKVGNFIASSTENITTMIRQIKRACDEQTRGSEQIIRAVENIQESTDTNLGAAKMMEDSVSRLSRQLEVLQGEMNSFKVENQGAVPKG, encoded by the coding sequence ATGCTCAAGGATATGAAACTCGGCGTACGGCTTATCGGATCCTTCATCATTATGGCCGTCATCGTGGCGGTGACCGGATTGATCGGCATCCGGAGCATCAACATGGTTTCAAGCCGTGTCGGGACCGTCCTGCAGGAACAGTACGATCAGCAGAAGGTGGCGCTCCAGCTCCAGTCGGCCGAGCGGACCGTCCGGGCGGACCTCCTTGAGGGACTGATGGGGCACCTTGACGAAAAGGGAATGAAGGAGCACCTCGACTCATATACCAAGAACCGCGATCTCATCCGCCGTTACTCAACGGGACTTCTCAAGGGGGACGAGGCGCTGGGGATTCACCCGGCGCCCAAGGACAGCGTCATGGAATCCCACGCCGAGACCCTCACGGAAACATGGGGCGAATACGAAAAGGTTGCCGAGAAGATCATCGCTTACAAAACCGCTGTTATTGCCGGCCAACAGACTCCGTCCACGCTGTCCGAGTCCCGCCTCATCTCGGAGCTTTCCGGTGCCAGCGAGTTCGTTGCCCGTGATATCGACGATCTCATCGAAACGGTCAAGGGGATGATGAAGGATGCGGGGAAGGAGACGTCGCGGGTCAAAACCTCCGTAACCATAACCTTCATTTTCGTGATTATCGGTGCCGCGGCCCTCGCCTTTTCGTTCGGCATTGTTGCTACCCGCAACATTATTCGCCGCGTCGATCAGATGGTCAAGGCCGTGAAGGGCGGCGCGGAGGGGGATCTCTCCTCCCGGGTGCCCATCACGTCGGGAGATGAACTCGGCCGACTCGGCGATGACTTCAATACCATGCTGGAGAAGCTCGGTGAACTCGTTAAGAAGGTGAATCGCTCCCTGGTGGAGGTGGGGCAGATCTCGGCCAACATCTTCGAGGTCTCCCGCCGGGTCCTCTCCGCGGCCGAGGTTCAGGCCGAGGGGGGGTCCCAGACATCCTCCGCGGTGACCGAGATCAATGCTTCCATCAAGGAAGTTTCCTCCGGGGTCGACAGTCTTTCGCTCTCGTCGTCGGAGACCTCGTCCTCCATCCTGGAGATGGCCGCGAGCATCGAAGAGGTGGCCTTGAACGCGGAGGCCCTGGCCCAGTCCGTTGAGGAGGTGAGCTCTTCGGTCGTGGAGATGGTGGCGTCCATCAAGCAGATCAGCGGCAGTGTCGCGAGCCTCATGGAGGCGACCTCATCCACTGCTTCTTCGGTGGCCGAGATGGACAGCTCCATCAAGCAGGTCGAGAAAAACGCCATGGAATCCGCGGCCATTTCCGAGGGAGTCCGCCGTGACGCCGAAACGGGCAAGGCTTCGGTTGAGGCCACCATTGCGGGCATCAGCGAGATCAAGCGCTCGTCCCGGATTACCTCCGAGGTGATCGAAACCCTTTCGGAGCGGGTCAGCGATATCGGCGCGATCCTCTCGGTCATCGACGAAGTGGCCGAGCAGACCAACCTCCTGGCGTTGAACGCCGCCATCATCGCCGCCCAGGCAGGGGAGCACGGCAAGGGGTTCGCCGTGGTGGCCGACGAGATCAAGGAGTTGGCCGAACGGACCTCCAGTTCCACCCGGGAAATCTCCCTGCTCATCAAGGGGGTTCAGGACGAAACCGCCCGGGCCGTGGAGGCGATCGAGGTGGCCGAGAAGAGCATCGCCGACGGAGAGATTCTGTCACAGCGGTCGGGCGAGGCCCTCGCCAAGATCGTTACCGGGGTCCAGGAGACCACCGCACAGGTGGAAAGCATCGCCCGGGCCACCATGGAGCAGGCCAAGGGGAGCCAGATGATCCGGGAGGCCATGGAGCAGGTCTCCGACATGATCGGCCAGATCGCCAGCGCCACCCGTGAGCAGAGCAAGGGGAGCGACATGATTATGGGGGCTGCCGAGCGGATGAAGGGGCTCACCTCCCAGGTAAGGGTCTCCACCAAGGAGCAGGCAAAAGTCGGGAATTTCATTGCCAGTTCCACGGAGAATATCACCACCATGATCCGCCAGATCAAGAGGGCCTGTGACGAGCAGACCCGGGGGAGCGAGCAGATTATCCGCGCCGTAGAAAACATCCAGGAATCAACGGATACAAACCTTGGGGCCGCCAAGATGATGGAGGACTCGGTCTCCCGGCTCTCCCGCCAGCTTGAAGTGCTTCAGGGAGAAATGAACAGCTTCAAGGTTGAAAATCAGGGAGCAGTGCCCAAGGGTTAG
- a CDS encoding ABC-F family ATP-binding cassette domain-containing protein translates to MNVIDVVGLAKSFGSRTVLDGVTFAVGEEEKVGLIGVNGCGKSTLMQILAGLEERDGGTIMTRRGASIGYLSQEPLLDDGLTIGEEIEQGLVEIRRVMTEYEGVTAQLAEPSPDHDRLLERQGELTSWIEHHGGWNTDHRVAEIMTHLGIPDRNRRLGELSGGTKRRVALGRLLLQAPDLLLLDEPTNHLDADTVQWLQEHLMAYSGAVLLITHDRYFLDQVVGRMLDLERGLITAYSGGYSSYLIQREERLAREARGHDRLLNLLRNETAWMRRGPKARTTKQKARIDRFHDLEARAQVETTRETTIAFTPGDGLGGTIMELQGVRKSLGGQLLVDDLTFLMKRGDRVGIIGPNGCGKTTLMRMIMGEEPPDGGTVVIGAKTRIAYFDQNREILDPSLTLYDFLGEGDYVTVGGERRHKIGYLEEFLFPPSDRMRRIATLSGGEKSRLILARLMLADANLLVLDEPTNDLDIPTLQLLDDALTRFPGCILMVTHDRFFLDKVATGILSFEGEGRTVFYEGNYTLYRELRAQNLKEENKGGSGRPVAAPPAVRERPRKKGLTFAERQELERVEAEIAHLELRTAEVEAALADPAAYAGAPGGIAALSTEFAHMGEKLEELLLRWEELETKRSEA, encoded by the coding sequence ATGAATGTCATCGATGTTGTCGGGCTCGCCAAGAGTTTCGGCTCCCGCACGGTTCTCGACGGTGTCACCTTTGCCGTGGGCGAGGAGGAGAAGGTCGGCCTCATCGGCGTCAACGGCTGCGGCAAGTCGACCCTCATGCAGATCCTTGCGGGGCTTGAGGAGCGGGACGGCGGCACCATCATGACCCGTCGCGGCGCGTCCATCGGCTACCTCTCCCAGGAGCCGCTCCTTGACGACGGGCTCACCATCGGCGAGGAGATTGAGCAAGGTCTCGTGGAGATCCGGCGGGTCATGACCGAGTACGAGGGGGTGACGGCACAGCTTGCCGAGCCGTCGCCGGACCACGACCGGCTCCTGGAGCGCCAGGGAGAGCTGACCTCCTGGATAGAACACCATGGCGGCTGGAACACCGACCACCGGGTGGCGGAGATCATGACCCACCTGGGAATCCCCGACCGGAACCGGCGTCTCGGCGAGCTCTCCGGCGGGACGAAGCGGCGGGTGGCCCTGGGGCGCCTCCTCCTCCAGGCCCCGGACCTCCTCCTTCTGGACGAGCCCACCAACCACCTGGACGCCGACACGGTCCAGTGGCTTCAGGAGCACCTTATGGCCTATTCCGGCGCGGTGCTCCTCATAACCCACGACCGCTACTTCCTCGACCAGGTGGTGGGGAGGATGCTGGACCTGGAGCGGGGCCTGATTACTGCATACAGCGGCGGTTACTCCAGCTACCTCATCCAGCGGGAGGAGCGGCTGGCCCGGGAGGCCCGGGGGCACGACCGGCTCCTGAATCTCCTCCGGAACGAGACCGCCTGGATGCGGCGGGGCCCCAAGGCCCGCACCACCAAGCAGAAGGCCCGCATCGACCGGTTCCACGACCTTGAGGCCCGTGCACAGGTGGAGACGACCCGGGAGACCACCATCGCCTTCACCCCCGGTGATGGTCTGGGTGGCACCATCATGGAGCTCCAGGGGGTGCGGAAGTCCCTGGGGGGACAGCTCCTGGTGGACGACCTCACCTTCCTCATGAAGCGCGGCGACCGGGTCGGGATCATTGGCCCCAACGGCTGCGGCAAGACCACCCTCATGCGGATGATCATGGGGGAAGAGCCGCCCGATGGCGGGACGGTGGTAATCGGTGCCAAGACCCGCATCGCCTACTTTGACCAGAACCGGGAAATCCTCGATCCGTCACTGACCCTCTATGATTTCCTCGGCGAGGGGGATTACGTGACGGTGGGGGGGGAGCGGCGCCACAAGATTGGCTACCTGGAGGAGTTCCTCTTTCCGCCGTCCGACCGGATGCGGCGGATCGCCACCCTCTCCGGCGGCGAGAAGAGCCGCCTCATCCTGGCGCGCCTCATGCTGGCGGACGCCAACCTCCTCGTCCTGGACGAGCCCACCAACGACCTCGACATCCCGACGCTGCAGCTTCTGGACGATGCCCTGACCCGCTTTCCCGGCTGTATCCTCATGGTGACCCACGATCGCTTTTTCCTCGATAAGGTGGCAACGGGCATCCTCTCCTTCGAGGGAGAGGGGAGGACCGTCTTCTACGAAGGGAACTACACCCTCTACCGGGAGCTGAGAGCGCAAAATCTGAAAGAAGAGAATAAGGGCGGGAGTGGCAGGCCCGTTGCGGCACCTCCTGCGGTACGCGAACGGCCCCGCAAGAAGGGGCTCACCTTTGCCGAAAGGCAGGAGCTCGAGCGGGTCGAGGCGGAGATCGCCCACCTGGAGCTCCGGACGGCGGAGGTGGAAGCCGCCCTGGCGGATCCTGCCGCCTATGCTGGGGCGCCGGGGGGGATAGCGGCCCTTTCCACGGAATTCGCCCATATGGGAGAGAAACTGGAGGAACTTCTCCTTCGCTGGGAAGAGCTCGAAACCAAGCGGTCGGAGGCGTAG